One Succinispira mobilis DSM 6222 genomic window carries:
- the rplF gene encoding 50S ribosomal protein L6 produces the protein MSRIGKMPITVPAGVTVSIEENFVAVKGPKGELSRQIHKDMIIELNDNILTVARPSDEKEHRSMHGLSRTLIANMVIGVTQGYTKTLEIAGVGYRAAKAGNNVNMTLGFSHPVVIEPPTGITIDVPAPNRIVISGINKETVGAMAAQIRSLREPEPYKGKGIKYEGEVIRRKVGKAGGKGKK, from the coding sequence GTGTCAAGAATTGGTAAAATGCCTATTACTGTACCAGCAGGAGTTACAGTTTCTATAGAAGAAAATTTTGTGGCTGTTAAAGGTCCTAAAGGCGAATTGAGCCGTCAAATCCACAAGGATATGATTATAGAATTAAACGATAATATTTTAACGGTGGCGCGTCCATCTGATGAAAAAGAGCATCGTTCTATGCATGGTTTATCCCGTACACTAATTGCTAATATGGTGATTGGGGTTACACAAGGATATACTAAAACATTAGAAATCGCTGGTGTTGGTTACCGTGCCGCTAAAGCAGGCAATAATGTTAATATGACATTAGGTTTCTCTCATCCAGTAGTTATAGAACCACCTACAGGTATTACAATTGATGTTCCAGCTCCTAACAGAATTGTTATCAGCGGTATCAACAAAGAAACAGTAGGGGCTATGGCAGCACAAATTCGTTCATTACGCGAACCTGAACCATATAAAGGTAAAGGTATTAAGTATGAAGGTGAAGTTATCCGTCGTAAAGTTGGTAAAGCTGGCGGTAAAGGTAAGAAATAA
- the rplV gene encoding 50S ribosomal protein L22: MEAKAIAKYVRIAPRKVRIVIDLIRGKSVAEAFAILKHTPKVASEVIEKVLKSAVANAEHNYDMNVDNLYVSSTFVDQGPTLKRIHPRSRGQAFQILKRSSHVTVTVSEK; this comes from the coding sequence ATGGAAGCAAAAGCAATTGCTAAATATGTTCGCATAGCACCGCGCAAAGTACGAATTGTTATAGACCTCATTCGCGGGAAATCCGTGGCTGAAGCGTTTGCAATTTTAAAGCACACTCCGAAAGTTGCCTCAGAGGTAATCGAGAAAGTGCTCAAGTCAGCTGTTGCTAATGCAGAACACAATTATGATATGAATGTGGATAATCTATATGTATCTAGTACATTTGTAGATCAAGGTCCAACATTAAAAAGAATACACCCACGTTCACGTGGACAAGCATTTCAAATTTTAAAACGCTCTAGTCATGTAACTGTAACAGTTTCAGAAAAATAA
- the rpsQ gene encoding 30S ribosomal protein S17 yields the protein MVRTGKVVSNKMDKTIVVAVERKVQHELYKKGMKQTIKFKAHDENNECNIGDIVKIMQTRPLSKQKRWRLVEILERVK from the coding sequence ATGGTTCGTACTGGTAAAGTTGTAAGCAATAAAATGGACAAAACTATTGTTGTTGCTGTAGAACGCAAAGTACAACATGAACTATATAAAAAAGGTATGAAACAAACTATAAAATTTAAAGCTCATGATGAAAATAATGAGTGTAACATTGGTGATATCGTAAAAATTATGCAAACAAGACCGCTTTCTAAACAAAAACGGTGGAGACTTGTGGAAATACTGGAACGCGTAAAATAG
- the rplX gene encoding 50S ribosomal protein L24 — protein MATAVKLHVKKGDTVKVLSGKDKGKEGTIIQASPKTGKVVIENINKVKRHTKPSQANPQGGIIVKEAPMSSSKVMLVCPACKKATRIKKTELASGKFVRACKKCGEVVDKE, from the coding sequence ATGGCTACAGCTGTAAAATTGCATGTAAAAAAAGGCGATACAGTAAAAGTATTGTCTGGTAAAGATAAAGGTAAAGAAGGTACAATCATTCAAGCTTCACCTAAAACTGGCAAGGTAGTGATCGAGAACATCAATAAAGTAAAACGTCACACAAAACCAAGCCAAGCTAACCCACAAGGTGGCATTATAGTTAAAGAAGCGCCAATGTCTTCATCCAAAGTCATGTTGGTATGTCCCGCTTGTAAAAAAGCGACTCGTATTAAAAAGACTGAACTCGCTAGTGGTAAGTTCGTAAGAGCTTGCAAAAAATGTGGCGAAGTAGTAGATAAAGAGTAA
- the rplR gene encoding 50S ribosomal protein L18 gives MLNKEDKNAKRKKRHLRSRKNVIGTATRPRLNVFRSLGNIYAQVINDETGVTLVSASTIDKEIKASVEYGGNIEAAKIVGKAIAERAKAKGIDQVVFDRGGCIYHGRIAALATAAREAGLEF, from the coding sequence TTGCTTAATAAAGAAGATAAAAATGCAAAGCGTAAAAAACGCCATCTTCGTTCCCGCAAAAATGTGATTGGCACGGCAACTCGTCCTCGTTTGAACGTATTCCGTAGCTTAGGCAACATTTATGCGCAAGTTATTAATGACGAAACCGGAGTAACTTTGGTTTCTGCAAGTACAATTGATAAAGAAATTAAAGCTTCTGTAGAGTACGGTGGTAACATAGAAGCAGCTAAAATAGTTGGTAAAGCGATTGCTGAAAGAGCTAAAGCAAAAGGTATCGATCAAGTTGTATTCGACCGTGGCGGTTGTATATATCATGGACGTATCGCAGCATTAGCAACTGCAGCACGTGAAGCGGGCTTAGAATTTTAG
- the rpmC gene encoding 50S ribosomal protein L29 → MKTNEIREMSAIDLDNKIGALKDELFRLRFQMATGQLDNPMRIREVKKSIARVKTIQRERELKA, encoded by the coding sequence ATGAAAACTAATGAAATTCGTGAAATGTCAGCAATAGACCTTGACAACAAGATTGGTGCTTTAAAAGATGAATTGTTTAGATTACGTTTTCAAATGGCAACAGGACAACTTGACAATCCAATGCGTATTCGTGAAGTGAAAAAGTCTATTGCCCGCGTTAAAACCATCCAACGTGAACGTGAGTTGAAAGCCTAA
- the rplN gene encoding 50S ribosomal protein L14 produces the protein MIQQQTILNVADNTGAKKVMCIRVLGGSYRRYANIGDVIVCAVKDASPGGVVKKGDVVKAVVVRTKKGLRRQDGSYIRFDENAAVVIKEDKSPRGTRIFGPVARELRDRDYMKIISLAPEVL, from the coding sequence ATGATACAACAGCAAACAATACTCAATGTAGCTGATAACACTGGCGCAAAAAAGGTAATGTGTATTCGTGTACTTGGCGGTTCTTATCGTAGATATGCAAATATTGGCGATGTAATCGTTTGTGCAGTAAAAGATGCATCACCCGGCGGCGTTGTTAAAAAAGGTGACGTTGTAAAGGCAGTTGTCGTACGTACCAAGAAAGGTTTGCGTCGTCAAGATGGCTCTTACATTCGTTTTGATGAAAATGCAGCAGTTGTTATAAAAGAAGATAAGAGTCCTCGTGGAACTCGTATTTTTGGGCCTGTTGCTCGCGAGCTACGCGATAGAGATTACATGAAAATTATTTCTTTGGCACCAGAAGTGCTGTAA
- the rpsC gene encoding 30S ribosomal protein S3 — MGQKVHPHGFRIGVIKTWDSKWFADKNYQQYLLEDIKVREFVKEKLFTAGISRVEIERSSNRMVVIIHTAKPGMVIGRAGSNIELLKKDIKKMTTSDLDIKIQEVKQPDMDATLVAENIAAQLERRIAFRRAMKQSVTRTMRMGAKGIKVQVGGRLGGAEIARSEGYREGSIPLHTLRADIDYGTAEAHTTYGRIGVKVWIYKGEVLPTSKEPVVQPEGGKK; from the coding sequence GTGGGTCAAAAAGTACATCCGCATGGATTTCGAATCGGCGTTATCAAAACTTGGGATTCTAAGTGGTTCGCTGATAAAAATTATCAACAGTATTTACTAGAAGACATTAAAGTACGTGAGTTTGTAAAAGAAAAATTATTCACAGCTGGTATTTCTCGCGTAGAAATCGAGCGGTCTTCAAATCGCATGGTGGTAATTATTCACACTGCGAAACCTGGCATGGTTATTGGTCGTGCTGGTTCAAATATCGAATTACTAAAAAAAGATATCAAAAAAATGACAACAAGTGATCTTGATATCAAAATTCAAGAAGTAAAACAACCTGATATGGATGCTACATTGGTTGCGGAAAATATCGCAGCTCAATTAGAAAGACGTATCGCTTTCCGTCGTGCTATGAAACAATCTGTAACACGTACAATGCGTATGGGCGCAAAAGGTATTAAAGTACAAGTTGGCGGTCGTTTAGGCGGCGCTGAAATAGCTCGTTCTGAAGGTTATCGTGAAGGTAGCATTCCACTTCATACTCTAAGAGCTGATATCGATTATGGTACAGCAGAAGCACATACAACTTATGGTCGTATTGGTGTAAAAGTATGGATTTATAAAGGTGAAGTACTTCCAACAAGCAAGGAGCCTGTGGTTCAGCCTGAGGGAGGGAAAAAATAA
- a CDS encoding type Z 30S ribosomal protein S14, producing the protein MARAALIEKWNKEPKYKVRKYNRCKVCGRPHAYMRKFGLCRICFREYSYKGEIPGVTKASW; encoded by the coding sequence ATGGCAAGAGCTGCACTTATAGAGAAATGGAATAAAGAGCCCAAATATAAAGTGCGTAAATACAATCGCTGCAAAGTTTGTGGAAGACCACATGCTTACATGCGTAAGTTTGGTTTATGCCGTATATGCTTCCGTGAATATAGCTATAAAGGCGAAATTCCGGGAGTTACCAAAGCCAGCTGGTAA
- the rpsH gene encoding 30S ribosomal protein S8, protein MVMTDPIADMLTRIRNANSVYHDKVEIPGSKIKEAIAVILKAEGFIKDFETIADNKQNTIRVSLKYGSNREKVISGIKRISKPGLRVYAKKDQLPRVLGGLGVAIISTSQGMMTDKAARKAGLGGEVVAYIW, encoded by the coding sequence ATGGTAATGACTGATCCGATCGCCGATATGCTTACGCGTATTCGTAATGCAAACTCGGTTTATCATGATAAAGTAGAGATTCCAGGCTCTAAAATAAAAGAAGCAATCGCGGTAATTTTGAAAGCTGAAGGCTTTATAAAGGACTTTGAAACCATCGCCGATAACAAACAAAACACAATTCGTGTAAGTTTGAAATACGGCTCTAATCGTGAAAAGGTAATTTCAGGGATTAAACGTATATCTAAGCCAGGTCTTAGAGTATATGCGAAAAAAGACCAATTACCACGCGTATTAGGAGGTCTGGGTGTTGCGATTATATCTACATCACAAGGTATGATGACAGATAAAGCAGCACGTAAAGCAGGTCTTGGTGGCGAAGTAGTCGCATATATTTGGTAA
- the rplP gene encoding 50S ribosomal protein L16, with protein sequence MLLPKRVKRRKQHRGRMTGRAYRGNMISHGEFGLVALEPSWITNRQIEAARIAMTRYIKRGGQVWIKIFPDKPITAKPAETRMGSGKGSPEYWVAVVKPGRIMFEMNGVPEDVAREAMRLAAHKLPIKTKFVTRAGQEAELKAKSASQEIEVGGEANEN encoded by the coding sequence ATGTTATTACCAAAAAGAGTTAAACGCCGTAAACAACATAGAGGTCGCATGACTGGTCGTGCGTATCGCGGTAATATGATAAGCCATGGTGAGTTCGGTCTAGTTGCACTTGAACCATCTTGGATTACAAATCGCCAAATTGAAGCAGCTCGTATTGCGATGACTCGTTATATTAAACGTGGTGGTCAAGTTTGGATTAAAATATTCCCAGATAAACCAATCACAGCAAAACCAGCTGAGACTCGTATGGGTAGCGGTAAAGGTTCACCTGAGTATTGGGTAGCAGTAGTAAAACCAGGTCGTATCATGTTCGAAATGAATGGTGTGCCTGAAGATGTAGCTCGTGAGGCAATGCGTCTTGCAGCTCATAAACTGCCAATCAAAACTAAGTTTGTGACTCGTGCTGGACAAGAAGCTGAGTTAAAAGCAAAGAGTGCTTCACAAGAAATTGAAGTGGGTGGTGAAGCAAATGAAAACTAA
- the rplE gene encoding 50S ribosomal protein L5, whose translation MAARLKEKYLSEVAKAMMDKFGYKNIMEIPKVEKVIINMGVGEAVANPKVLDAAIGDLTLISGQKPVITRAKKSIAAFKLRQGMPIGTKVTLRGERMYHFLDKLINVSLPRVRDFRGISPKAFDGRGNYALGMKEQLIFPEISYDKIDKTRGMDIVIVTTAKTDEEARELLKLLGMPFSA comes from the coding sequence GTGGCTGCTAGACTTAAAGAAAAATATTTATCAGAAGTAGCAAAAGCTATGATGGATAAGTTTGGTTATAAAAATATAATGGAAATTCCTAAAGTTGAGAAAGTTATTATCAACATGGGCGTAGGAGAGGCTGTTGCTAATCCAAAAGTACTAGATGCAGCTATTGGTGATTTAACACTAATTTCTGGTCAAAAACCAGTAATCACACGTGCGAAAAAATCAATTGCAGCATTTAAATTACGTCAAGGAATGCCAATCGGAACGAAAGTAACTCTTCGTGGCGAACGCATGTATCATTTCTTAGATAAGTTAATCAACGTATCTTTACCTCGTGTACGTGACTTCCGCGGTATTAGTCCAAAAGCATTTGACGGACGCGGTAACTACGCTCTAGGTATGAAAGAGCAATTGATTTTCCCTGAGATTTCTTATGACAAAATTGATAAAACTCGTGGTATGGACATTGTAATTGTTACAACTGCGAAAACTGACGAAGAGGCAAGAGAATTGCTAAAACTTTTAGGAATGCCTTTTAGCGCATAA